In Candidatus Dormiibacterota bacterium, the sequence CCGCCGGGGCCACCCGCTCCACCGTGTTTCGCTGGCGCAGCGCCGCGACCTCGCCGACGGGACCGTCGCCGAGCAGCCGCCGGGCGTCGGGACGGTCGAGCCCGACGTGGCAGACGTACGGGCCGGGCAGATCGCCGCCGTCGATCACCACCATCGCCGAGACCGCGCGGGTGGTGGCGATCAGCTGCCGGCAGACCGCCTCCAGCCGCTCCGGCAGCGGCCGCGGGGCGTCGAGGTGGGTGGCCACGGCGGCGCGCGCCTCGGCGCCCTTGAGCATCTGCCAGTGGCGGGTGAAGAAGTGGCCCGTGACCAGCAGGAGGATGATCACGATCGACACCCAGCTGATCACCAGCCCGGGGGTGATGAGCGCGCCGGGATCGAGCACCACCGGGCTGAGCAGCAGCAGCCGGTTGCCGTCGCCGAGCAGCGAGGCCGCCACCGCGAAGCGGCCGCCGTCGAGGTCGACGGTCTGCGCGCCGGGGAGCGAGACCGCCCGGGAGAGCTCCGCGGGCAGCGGCTCGCCGGCGCCCACCAGCCGGCCGGCGATGCGCCCCCCGACCACGTAGCGGTGGTCGCGGACGATCGCCACCTGGGGCTGGTCGGTGCCGGCGCTGCGCAGCTCGAGGGCGAGGTCGTCGACGATGTTCGGCTGGGCGACGACCACGGTGAGCCCGGTGGGGATCCCCGCCGGGGTGCGCACCGGGTAGGTGGCGAACATCCAGGGCACGCCGTCGTCGGGGTTGCCGGCGAAGGGCGGAGGCGCCACCGCCTGGCGGGAGAGCCAGCGCGCCAGCGCCTCGCCGTCGCCGAGCAGCGCCCCGGCGCGGGCCACCATGGCGGCGGCGGGGATCCCGTTCACCGTTCGGGTGACGATGAGGACACCGGCGCCGCAGGCCTCGGGGACGGCGGGCAGCGACGCCGCGGAGGCGCGGCAGCCCTGGGCGGGGGCGGAGCTGACCGGGGCGCCCGGCCCCCCCGTCGCCGGCTCCAGCTCGCCGGAGAGGCGGGTCACGAAGGTGCCGAGCGCGGCGACGTCGGCGGGGCTGTCGCCGGTCTCGCCGAGCTGGAGCGAGGTGGCGCGGGCGAAGCCCACCAGCGACCGCTGCTCCTGGTGGAGCAGGTTCGCGGCCACCGACGCCTTGTCGGCGGCGCGGCCGGTGGCCACCTCGTTGGCGATGCGGCGCGCCTGCTGGAAGGGCACGTAGGCCGACACCGAGGCGATGAAGAGCGCGAAGACGCCCACCACCAGCGGGAAGAGCGTGAAGAAGGAGGCACGCCGCAGCAGCTCGGGACGCCGCACCTCAGCGCCCCCTGCGGAGCAGGCGCAGGGTCATCGCCGCGCTGGCGAGCGCCACC encodes:
- a CDS encoding sensor domain-containing diguanylate cyclase, with the translated sequence MRRPELLRRASFFTLFPLVVGVFALFIASVSAYVPFQQARRIANEVATGRAADKASVAANLLHQEQRSLVGFARATSLQLGETGDSPADVAALGTFVTRLSGELEPATGGPGAPVSSAPAQGCRASAASLPAVPEACGAGVLIVTRTVNGIPAAAMVARAGALLGDGEALARWLSRQAVAPPPFAGNPDDGVPWMFATYPVRTPAGIPTGLTVVVAQPNIVDDLALELRSAGTDQPQVAIVRDHRYVVGGRIAGRLVGAGEPLPAELSRAVSLPGAQTVDLDGGRFAVAASLLGDGNRLLLLSPVVLDPGALITPGLVISWVSIVIILLLVTGHFFTRHWQMLKGAEARAAVATHLDAPRPLPERLEAVCRQLIATTRAVSAMVVIDGGDLPGPYVCHVGLDRPDARRLLGDGPVGEVAALRQRNTVERVAPAESEEARCGMRRLCAAPLLMGSGLRGVVVIADRPRGFIDADRVQLADAAERLALAVERDRILSVRTMEASTDPLTGLPNRRSLVEHLERQLAIAERANAPLSVLMLDLDRLKEINDTHGHAAGDEALRAFARTLSSTIRRSDLAARLSGDEFVIVMANTRGRDARDVAEKIRAAVTAVEVRVGAARAPIRLGVSIGGVAFPEVRGGGAERLLERADAALYEAKREGRNRVRFTRGRISAA